From one Pseudomonas sp. S35 genomic stretch:
- the folD gene encoding bifunctional methylenetetrahydrofolate dehydrogenase/methenyltetrahydrofolate cyclohydrolase FolD, producing MTAQLIDGKSIAASLRQQIAKRVTERSQQGLRTPGLAVILVGSDPASQVYVSHKRKDCEEVGFISKAYDLPAATTQEALTDLIDGLNNDPAIDGILLQLPLPEHLDASKLLERIRPDKDVDGFHPYNVGRLAQRIPLLRPCTPKGIMTLLESTGVDLYGLDAVVVGASNIVGRPMAMELLLAGCTVTVTHRFTKDLAGHVGRADLVVVAAGKPGLVKGEWIKEGAIVIDVGINRQDDGKLVGDVVYDTALPRAGWITPVPGGVGPMTRACLLENTLYAAETLHG from the coding sequence ATGACTGCACAACTTATCGACGGCAAATCAATCGCCGCCAGCCTGCGCCAGCAGATCGCCAAACGAGTCACCGAGCGCAGCCAGCAAGGCCTGCGCACGCCGGGCCTCGCGGTGATCCTGGTCGGCAGCGATCCTGCCTCTCAGGTTTATGTCTCGCACAAGCGTAAAGACTGTGAAGAGGTCGGCTTTATTTCCAAGGCCTACGACCTGCCTGCCGCCACCACCCAAGAGGCGCTCACCGACCTGATCGACGGCCTCAACAATGACCCGGCGATCGACGGCATCCTTCTGCAACTGCCATTGCCTGAGCACCTGGATGCATCCAAGTTGCTCGAGCGTATCCGCCCGGACAAAGACGTCGACGGTTTCCACCCTTATAACGTCGGCCGCCTCGCCCAGCGTATCCCGCTGCTGCGCCCGTGCACGCCGAAGGGCATCATGACCCTGCTGGAGAGCACCGGTGTCGACCTGTACGGCCTCGATGCCGTGGTCGTCGGAGCGTCCAATATCGTCGGTCGTCCAATGGCCATGGAGTTGCTGCTGGCCGGCTGCACCGTGACCGTGACCCACCGTTTTACCAAAGACCTGGCCGGCCACGTCGGTCGCGCCGACCTGGTTGTGGTTGCCGCTGGCAAGCCGGGCCTTGTCAAAGGGGAATGGATCAAGGAAGGCGCCATCGTTATCGACGTGGGCATCAACCGTCAGGACGACGGTAAGCTGGTAGGCGACGTGGTGTACGACACTGCCCTGCCCCGCGCCGGCTGGATTACCCCGGTACCCGGCGGCGTTGGCCCGATGACCCGTGCCTGCCTGCTGGAAAACACCCTGTACGCCGCAGAAACCCTGCACGGTTAA
- the pbpG gene encoding D-alanyl-D-alanine endopeptidase — MKIRLSIASLFFAFTGTFAHAAESTQAPRDPSKLQIASGSAMLVDLQTNKVIYASNPDVVVPIASVSKLMTGLIVLEAKQNMDEYIDINIKDTPEMKGVFSRVKIGSEMPRKEMLLIALMSSENRAAASLAHHYPGGYPAFIAAMNAKAKALGMTSTHYVEPTGLSIHNVSTARDLSKLLAAARHYPLLSQLSTTKEKTVSFRKPNYTLGFSNTDHLINRANWDIKLTKTGFTNQAGHCLVLVTSMGNRPVSLVILDAFGKFTHFADASRIRSWVETGKGGSVPDVALRYKADKNLKNRPNAAEVRR; from the coding sequence GTGAAAATTCGTCTTTCTATTGCCAGCCTATTTTTTGCTTTCACAGGCACCTTTGCGCACGCCGCCGAATCCACCCAGGCGCCGCGTGACCCGTCCAAACTGCAGATCGCTTCAGGTAGCGCCATGCTGGTTGACCTGCAGACCAACAAGGTCATCTACGCCAGCAATCCCGACGTGGTGGTGCCGATTGCGTCGGTGAGCAAGTTGATGACCGGCCTGATCGTGCTGGAGGCCAAGCAGAACATGGACGAGTACATCGACATCAACATCAAGGACACGCCAGAAATGAAAGGCGTGTTCTCCCGCGTGAAGATCGGCAGCGAAATGCCGCGCAAGGAAATGTTGCTGATCGCCCTGATGTCATCGGAGAACCGCGCCGCCGCCAGCCTGGCCCATCACTACCCAGGCGGCTACCCGGCGTTTATCGCAGCAATGAATGCCAAGGCCAAGGCGCTGGGCATGACCAGCACCCATTATGTGGAGCCCACCGGGCTGTCGATCCACAACGTGTCCACCGCACGCGACCTGAGCAAGTTGCTGGCCGCTGCACGCCATTACCCGCTGCTCAGCCAGCTCAGCACCACCAAGGAAAAGACCGTCTCGTTCCGCAAGCCCAACTACACCTTGGGTTTCTCCAACACTGACCACCTGATCAATCGCGCCAATTGGGATATCAAGCTGACCAAGACCGGTTTCACCAACCAGGCCGGCCATTGCCTGGTACTGGTGACCAGCATGGGCAATCGCCCGGTGTCGCTGGTGATCCTGGATGCGTTCGGCAAGTTCACACACTTTGCCGATGCCAGCCGTATTCGTAGCTGGGTCGAGACCGGCAAGGGCGGCTCGGTGCCGGACGTGGCATTGCGCTACAAGGCCGACAAGAACCTGAAGAACCGCCCGAATGCCGCAGAGGTGCGTCGATAA